A single genomic interval of Festucalex cinctus isolate MCC-2025b chromosome 16, RoL_Fcin_1.0, whole genome shotgun sequence harbors:
- the dysf gene encoding dysferlin isoform X2: MLRVFILCAERLQTPDDDISDAYCTVTHEGSKKKTKVIKNNPNPVWNEGFEWDLKGVPLDPGAELHCVIKDHEKMGRNRFLGESRLAVRDVLSSPSFAASFTVSLLDTKRNNTGATLTLQISYIPPPGSAPVFQSPSLPESLPHSNPNVELDTVTMISLDTLGEEDTESMIMLEVPEEQAADDGRSMVVVGPQGPQGQESPAAQTPKRSPPAYHTGLKRRRRGASSQPKPLANKPQDIQVRVRVVQARQLPGVNINPVVKVTVAGQSRRTRIRKGNNPTFDETFFLNFFETPTDLFDEPIFITVCDSRSLRTDAVIGEFKLDVGTIYSEHRHCYLRKWLLLCDPDDLSAGVRGYLKVSLWVLAAGDEPPADKRECVEDKEDIEGNLLRPAGLSLRGAAFTLRVFRAEDLPQMDDAFMDGMKQIFGFDSNRKNLVDPLVEIYFAGKTVCTKVLEKNANPQWHQSLTMPIRFPSMCEKMRIRLLDWDRASHNDVIGTAHLCMSKISAPGGEIEVDDTLGFLPTFGPCFVNLYGSPREFSTFNDPHEALNLGKGEGVAYRGRVLLELTTKLVDKPEPKNEDIPSDDLLVVEKFLRKRKYSLFVAFYSATLLQDVDDAVQFEVSIGNYGNKFDYSCLPLASTTQFSRAVFDGCHYYYLPWGNVKPVVVLSSAWEDIAPRIEALNMLLAALDRLEANLQRVRLEMKAGSDMDELELRVVELLDQVIADCSQELPSLKRWPCATPLDRSLRHIRSLHLQQIMAAALALKHGPATELSTVMEQAEDWASRLRSLADEPQNSLPDIVIWMLQGERRVAYHRIPAHTVLYSERHGGKHCGQLQTVFLKYPQGGDGEAKLPGQLRVKVWFGLAADDKHFNLYAEGKLSVFAETYENQTRLALVGSWGTTGLTCPKFSDVTGRVKLPKESFKPSPGWTWAGDWYISPERTLLFDADAGHMTYTEEVFENQMRLPGGQWIGMHEGYTDVNGEKAVPKDDVECPPGWVWEEPEWSEDLNRGVDDHGWEYGITIPPDRRPKSWVPAEKMYHTNRRRRWMRMRRRDQQKMDALRKQRPDEAAWEGWEYTSLFGWRFHLKPRKTDSFRRRRWRCRMEPLEKTGPAAIFALECSLSSIEDKHDDKSVTTTFGVNRPTISCFFDRGTRYHLRCYLYQARELMAMDKDSFSDPYAIVSFLHQSQKTVTVRNTLNPTWDQTLVFYDVEIFGDPDATMANPPHVVVELYDQDTYGADEFMGRCVCSPSLSRSPSLAWFPIRLADKDAGELLAAFELIRREKPAVHHVPGLEADIGTSSHVLDELMFPGFLCDSVETWPEESDLPCLPPQREPNVFVVPQGIKPVLQRTAIEVLAWGVRNLKSFQLASVTSPSLQVECGGTTVQSCVIRSMKKKSNFDVNTLFLDVRLPLEELYMPPLVIKVIDNRQFGRKPVVGQCTIRSLEEYRCSPGEEDEEAEQREQAEADGSRGVMPRVVSGDVFITVDDEEPLIAHQLADGANSAIINLSASSCSIHEEELMDWWSKLYASTGETNKCGTYLEQGSDTLQVYDGELEKVEAFEGLSDFCQTFMLRRGKTQTEGEDPSVVGEFKGMFKIYALPDDPSAPMPPRKFRKLPPNGVEECLVRVYVIQARGLQPKDANGKCDPYVRITLGKKTINDQENYIPCTLEPVFGKMFELSCSLPQEKDLRVTLYDHDVLTKDEKIGETVIDLENRFLSKYGAGCGLPQSYCLSGVNRWRDQLTPRQLLSGVCERQNLRKPVYHRDIVLFRGVQYTAADLADGHVCQRHLGPIEERLSLHILRQMGLVPEHVETRALYNPLQPDIEQGRLMMWVDLFPKCLGPPGPPFNITPRKAKKFLLRCIIWNTSDVILDDVGISGEKMSDIYVKGWLDGHEHNKQKTDVHYRSLDGEANFNYRFVFPFLYLPAEQLCVVDKKEHFWNLDRAESKLAPRLTIQVWDNDKFSFDDYLGHLVMDLNRMIRPAKSPEKCDLRLLEQPADPRTSLFEQTTVKGWWPCVRDQDGQKLLAGKVEMSLEIVTEQEDEERPAGLGRDEPNLNPHLEEPRRPETSFLWFSSPYKTMRFILWRRFKWFIVLFLVLILVLLFLGVFLYSFPNYAAMRMVGPFGPARVSE, translated from the exons atgctGCGTGTGTTCATTCTGTGTGCAGAACGCCTGCAAACGCCGGATGACGACATCAGCGACGCCTACTGCACCGTCACCCATGAAG GGTCTAAGAAGAAGACCAAGGTCATCAAGAACAACCCCAATCCCGTTTGGAACGAG GGGTTTGAATGGGACCTGAAGGGAGTTCCTTTGGACCCGGGTGCTGAGCTACACTGCGTCATCAAGGACCATGAGAAGATGGGGAGGAACAG GTTTCTGGGGGAAAGTCGGCTCGCCGTCAGAGATGTACTCAGCTCTCCCAGCTTTGCCGCCTCCTTCACCGTCTCACTGCTGGACACCAAGAGGAACAACACGGGG GCAACACTCACCCTGCAGATTTCCTACATCCCTCCTCCTGGATCAGCTCCTGTCTTCCAGTCCCCGTCACTGCCCGAGTCTCTGCCTCACAGCAACCCCAATGTGGAGCTGGACACTGTCACAA TGATCTCCCTGGACACACTGGGCGAGGAGGACACGGAGAGCATGATCATGCTGGAGGTACCGGAAGAGCAGGCTGCGGACGACGGGCGCTCCATGGTGGTGGTCGGCCCCCAGGGACCTCAGGGCCAGGAGTCGCCCGCCGCCCAGACCCCCAAACGCTCGCCGCCGGCTTACCACACTGGGCTGAAGAGGAGGCGGAGGGGTGCCAGCAGTCAGCCCAAGCCACTGGCCAACAAGCCGCAGGATATTCAG GTTCGCGTGCGGGTCGTCCAGGCTCGACAGTTGCCGGGCGTCAACATCAACCCCGTCGTCAAGGTTACTGTAGCTGGGCAGAGCAGGAGGACTCGCATCCGCAAAGGGAACAACCCGACCTTTGATGAg ACTTTCTTCCTGAACTTCTTTGAGACGCCAACCGACTTGTTTGACGAACCCATCTTCATCACG GTATGCGACTCGCGCTCCCTCAGAACGGACGCCGTCATTGGTGAATTTAAG CTGGACGTGGGCACAATCTACAGCGAGCACC GACATTGCTACTTGAGGAAGTGGCTGCTCCTCTGCGACCCCGACGATCTGTCTGCTGGAGTTAGAGGTTACCTAAAAGTCAGCCTGTGGGTGTTGGCCGCTGGAGACGAGCCGCCG GCGGACAAGCGCGAGTGCGTGGAGGACAAGGAGGACATCGAGGGGAATCTGCTGAGGCCCGCCGGTCTGTCCCTCAGAGGAGCAGCCTTCACATTAAGGGTCTTCCGGGCCGAGGACCTTCCTCAGA TGGACGATGCCTTCATGGATGGGATGAAGCAGATTTTTGGATTCGACAGCAATAGGAAGAATTTAGTGGATCCTCTGGTGGAGATTTATTTTGCTGGCAAAACA gtctgcACAAAGGTTCTGGAGAAGAATGCCAATCCGCAGTGGCACCAAAGTCTTACAATGCCAATTAGG TTTCCGTCCATGTGTGAGAAGATGAGGATCCGACTTCTCGACTG GGACCGAGCCAGCCACAATGATGTCATCGGCACCGCCCACCTCTGTATGTCCAAGATCTCAGCGCCAGGTGGCGAGATTGAGG TGGATGACACGCTCGGGTTTCTCCCTACGTTTGGTCCGTGTTTTGTCAACTTGTATGGCAGTCCTAGGGAGTTCAGCACCTTCAATGATCCCCATGAAGCCCTGAACCTTGGAAAA GGCGAGGGCGTGGCCTACCGAGGTCGAGTCTTGCTGGAACTAACCACAAAGCTGGTGGACAAACCAGAGCCCAAAAATGAAGACATCCCATCGGATGATCTGCTCGTGGTTGAG AAATTCCTCAGGAAGAGGAAGTACTCCCTCTTCGTGGCGTTCTATTCTGCCACGCTCCTCCAGGATGTTGACGACGCAGTCCAGTTTGAGGTCAGCATCGGCAACTACGGCAACAAGTTTGACTACAGCTGCCTGCCGCTGGCCTCCACCACACAATTCAGCAGGGCCGTGTTTGACG GTTGTCACTACTATTACCTCCCGTGGGGCAACGTGAAGCCGGTGGTTGTTCTGTCGTCAGCGTGGGAGGATATTGCGCCGAGGATTGAGGCTTTGAACATGCTTTTGGCCGCGTTAGACCGACTG GAAGCCAACCTGCAGCGGGTGCGGCTGGAAATGAAGGCGGGAAGCGATATGGACGAGCTGGAGCTCCGAGTGGTGGAGCTCTTGGATCAGGTGATCGCAGACTGCAG TCAGGAGCTCCCTTCTCTCAAGCGCTGGCCGTGCGCGACCCCGCTGGACCGCTCGCTCCGACACATCCGCTCGCTGCACCTGCAGCAGATAATGGCGGCGGCGCTGGCCCTCAAACACGGACCGGCCACGGAACTTTCCACGGTCATGGAGCAGGCAGAGGACTGGGCCAGCCGTCTGAGGAGCTTGGCCGACGAG CCCCAGAACAGCCTTCCTGACATCGTGATCTGGATGCTGCAGGGCGAGCGACGGGTGGCGTACCACCGCATCCCGGCACACACCGTCCTCTACTCTGAGCGCCACGGCGGCAAACACTGTGGACAGCTTCAGACTGTCTTCCTCAAA TATCCACAAGGTGGCGACGGAGAGGCCAAACTTCCTGGTCAGCTCAGGGTCAAAGTTTGGTTTGGACTGGCCGCGGACGACAAACACTTCAACCTGTACGCTGAAGGAAAGCTGTCCGTGTTTGCAGAAACG TACGAGAATCAGACTCGGCTCGCCCTAGTGGGCAGCTGGGGGACTACAGGTCTTACTTGCCCCAAGTTTAGTGACGTGACTGGGAGGGTGAAACTGCCCAAGGAGAGTTTCAAACCCTCGCCTGGCTGGACCTGGGCCGGGGACTGGTACATAAGCCCCGAGAGGAC ACTGCTTTTTGATGCCGACGCCGGTCACATGACCTACACGGAGGAAGTCTTTGAAAACCAGATGAGATTACCTGGTGGGCAGTGGATTGGCATGCACGAGGGATACACAGACGTG AATGGAGAGAAGGCCGTGCCTAAAGACGATGTGGAGTGCCCACCGGGCTGGGTGTGGGAGGAGCCGGAGTGGAGCGAGGACCTCAACAGGGGCGTAGACGATCACG GCTGGGAGTACGGCATCACCATCCCACCGGACCGGCGGCCCAAGTCGTGGGTCCCCGCGGAGAAGATGTACCACACCAACCGGCGAAGGCGGTGGATGCGCATGAGAAGGCGGGACCAGCAGAAGATGGACGCTCTCAGAAAG CAGCGTCCGGACGAGGCGGCGTGGGAGGGCTGGGAGTACACCTCGCTGTTCGGCTGGAGGTTCCACCTGAAGCCGAGGAAGACGGACAGCTTTCGGAGGCGCAGGTGGAGGTGCCGCATGGAGCCCCTGGAGAAGACGGGCCCGGCGGCCATCTTCGCCCTGGAGTGCTCCCTG AGCAGCATCGAAGACAAGCACGACGACAAGTCTGTCACCACCACGTTTGGAGTGAACAGACCCACCATTTCCTGCTTTTTTGACC GGGGCACCCGCTACCACCTGCGCTGCTACCTGTATCAAGCCAGGGAGCTGATGGCAATGGACAAGGACAGCTTCTCTG ACCCCTACGCCATCGTGTCTTTCCTCCATCAGTCCCAGAAGACTGTAACAGTGCGAAACACCCTCAATCCCACCTGGGACCAGACGCTCGTCTTCTATGATGTGGAGATTTTCGGGGACCCTGACGCCACAATGGCCAACCCCCCGCATGTGGTGGTGGAACTGTATGATCAGGACACATAC GGAGCAGACGAGTTCATGGGTCGTTGCGTGTGCTCGCCCTCGCTGAGCCGCTCGCCCAGCCTGGCCTGGTTCCCCATCCGCCTCGCTGACAAAGACGCCGGTGAGCTGTTGGCGGCGTTTGAGCTCATACGCCGGGAGAAG CCAGCAGTTCATCATGTTCCGGGGCTAGAG GCTGACATTGGGACTTCAAGCCATGTTCTGGATGAG TTGATGTTCCCGGGATTCCTCTGTGACAGCGTCGAGACATGG CCAGAGGAGTCGGACCTTCCGTGCCTTCCCCCTCAGAGGGAACCCAATGTCTTCGTGGTGCCTCAAGGGATCAAACCTGTTCTGCAAAGAACAGCCATCGAGG TTTTGGCATGGGGTGTTCGCAACCTGAAGAGCTTCCAGTTGGCCAGCGTCACCTCACCCAGCCTGCAGGTGGAGTGCGGCGGCACCACGGTCCAAAGCTGCGTCATCCGCAGCATGAAGAAGAAGTCCAACTTTGACGTCAACACCCTCTTCCTCGACGTG CGACTCCCCCTCGAGGAGCTCTACATGCCCCCCCTTGTGATCAAGGTCATCGACAACCGGCAGTTTGGCAGGAAGCCTGTGGTGGGCCAGTGCACCATCCGCTCGCTGGAGGAGTACCGCTGCTCCCCCggggaggaggacgaggaggcggAGCAAAGGGAGCAAGCGGAGGCAGACGGAAGCCGAG GTGTGATGCCCCGCGTGGTCAGTGGTGACGTCTTCATCACCGTGGATGATGAGGAGCCGCTCATCGCGCACCAG CTTGCAGACGGAGCCAATTCCGCTATTATTAACCTCTCCGCCTCTAGCTGCAGCATCCAT GAAGAGGAGTTGATGGATTGGTGGAGCAAGTTGTATGCGTCCACAGGAGAGACCAACAAGTGCGGGACGTATTTGGAGCAAGGCTCGGACACCCTGCAG GTCTATGACGGGGAGTTGGAGAAGGTCGAGGCGTTTGAGGGTCTATCGGATTTCTGTCAAACCTTCATGCTGCGCCGAGGAAAGACGCAGACGGAAGGCGAAGATCCTTCAGTGGTGGGCGAGTTCAAG GGTATGTTTAAGATCTACGCCCTGCCAGACGACCCCTCGGCCCCCATGCCGCCCCGAAAGTTCAGGAAGCTCCCTCCCAACGGCGTGGAGGAGTGTTTGGTTCGAGTTTACGTCATCCAGGCTCGAGGACTTCAGCCAAAAGACGCCAATGGCAAG tgtGACCCCTATGTGAGGATCACACTCGGAAAGAAGACCATCAACGATCAGGAAAATTACATCCCCTGCACTCTGGAGCCTGTCTTTGGAAA GATGTTCGAGCTGAGCTGCTCCCTCCCCCAGGAGAAGGACCTGCGTGTGACGCTGTACGACCACGACGTGCTGACCAAAGACGAGAAGATCGGCGAGACGGTTATTGACTTGGAGAACCGCTTCCTGTCCAAATACGGAGCCGGCTGCGGTCTGCCTCAGTCGTACTGCCT CTCGGGTGTAAACCGGTGGCGAGACCAGCTCACGCCCAGGCAGCTGCTGTCCGGAGTGTGTGAGCGGCAGAACCTGCGGAAGCCCGTCTACCACAGGGACATCGTCCTCTTCAGAGGGGTGCAGTACACCGCAGCAGATCTCG CGGACGGACACGTGTGCCAACGCCACCTGGGCCCCATCGAGGAGCGTCTCTCGCTCCACATTCTCAGGCAAATGGGTCTGGTACCAGAACACGTGGAGACCCGAGCGCTGTACAATCCGCTTCAGCCCGACATCGAGCAG GGACGACTGATGATGTGGGTGGACCTGTTCCCCAAGTGTTTGGGACCACCTGGGCCGCCCTTCAACATCACGCCACGCAAGGCCAAGAA GTTCTTGCTGCGCTGCATCATCTGGAACACCAGCGACGTCATCCTAGACGACGTCGGCATCAGCGGGGAGAAGATGAGCGACATCTACGTGAAAGG CTGGCTGGACGGGCACGAGCACAACAAGCAGAAGACGGACGTCCATTACCGCTCGCTGGACGGGGAAGCTAACTTCAACTACCGATTCGTCTTTCCTTTCCTCTACTTGCCCGCCGAGCAGCTGTGCGTCGTCGACAAAAAG GAACATTTTTGGAATCTGGACAGAGCTGAAAGTAAACTTGCTCCCAGACTGACCATTCAGGTGTGGGACAATGACAAGTTCTCCTTCGACGACTATCTTG GTCACCTGGTAATGGATCTGAACCGCATGATACGTCCCGCCAAGTCGCCGGAGAAGTGCGACCTGCGTCTGCTGGAGCAGCCGGCCGACCCGCGGACGTCTCTGTTCGAACAGACGACCGTCAAAGGGTGGTGGCCCTGCGTCCGCGACCAGGACGGACAGAAACTCCTCGCT GGGAAGGTGGAGATGTCGCTCGAGATCGTGACGGAGCAAGAAGACGAGGAGAGACCAGCCGGGCTCGGCCGAGACGAGCCCAACTTGAACCCCCACCTGGAGGAACCTCG GCGTCCCGAGACCTCCTTCCTGTGGTTCTCGTCCCCCTACAAGACGATGCGGTTCATCCTGTGGAGGCGCTTCAAGTGGTTCATTGTGCTCTTCCTCGTCCTCAtcctcgtcctcctcttccttgGCGTCTTCCTCTACTCCTTCCCG AACTACGCTGCCATGCGGATGGTGGGCCCGTTTGGACCGGCCCGGGTATCAGAGTGA